CTATAGAGCGCAGGGCGGCGCTCATCGATTTTATGCAACAGCAGCTCGGCAAAGGCGAGCGCAAAAACCTCGCGAAAGAATACCTGCTGAGCGGCAATGAGGCGTTTCGTAAAACAGACTACAACCTGGCGATCGAGCACTACCGTGTCGGTCAGGCGCTCGACCCGAAGCTTGCCAACTGGGATGAACTGATCAAAAAGGCGATGGCCGCCAAAAAAGCCCAGGAAGAAAATCTCTACACCGACCGGCTCAAAGAACTCGAGCGCCGCTACCAGTCAGCGATGCTGCAGCTGTTGCTCGAGAATTATCCGGCGGCGATTGAAGACCTAGAGGTTGTGATTTCGATTGCGACGCAGTTTAAACAAGACGAAACGAAAAAACACGCCGAACAGCTGCTGCAGCGCGCGAAAGAGGCGATGCTGCGGCAAGACGACGAGTTCATCACGCGCGACTCGCCTTACTTTAATTTCGTACAGTCTTTAACTTCATTGGGCATGACGAGCTACAAAAACCGGGACTGTATTGCCACGCAGCAGCATTTTGGGGCGATTGTAGAGATATTTCCCAAAAACAGAATATCGAACCAGTACATTCTTTCATGCACGATTATTCTGAACCCCGAACGCAAAGACGGCATCATTCAAGATCTGATCGATACGATCTACCGCACGAAAGATACCAATGCATACGAAGCCCGGCGCTTTTTCGAGATTCTGAAATTCATAGACCCGAAAAATCCCGTGATACCGCAGCTCGAACGCGAGCTCGCCGAAAAGACGCAGCTGCTGAAAAAATCGGTGCAGCCCGCAGAATTTCTCGAAGCCCTGTATAAAAAGGCTTTGCTATTATCGCAGAGCGACCCCGAGGCGGCGTTGCAGGTGCTGCGGCAGCTTCTGGCCGAAGACCCCGATAACGCGAAAGCGCGCGCGCTTTTTGCCCGTATCGAAGGGCGTATCAACCGCGCCAAGTGGGCCGAATCGGATATTCCGATTGCGCCCCGCGCGATGAAGGCCTACGCAGACGGCATCGTCTATTACAACACCGGGCAGCTGGCAGAAGCCCGTGCCTCGTTTGCACTGGCGCTCGAGCTGGCCCCGAATTTCGACCGGGCTGTCGTTGCGCTCAAAAAGTGCGACTCGTATGCGAAGGGGGCTAAGTTCTGAAATATCTGCTCTTGACTGAAAGCTCGGCTGCCGCCCGCAAGAAAAGCAGAGCCTCGGGCATTGCCGCGATCGTCAGCGATGACTTTACACACCTTTTACGCATCGAAGACCTGCGCCGCCGCAAAAACCTGACGCCTTGGATTCGCCGCAAGAACTCGGTGCCGGTTGATGTGCGCATCAGGTTTCGCGCTAACGGCGAACACCCGCTGGCCGCAGCGGAGTTTCGGCCATTTATCGAAGCGGCACGCCGCCCCGGTAGCCCGCAGAGTGAAGTGCGCATTCACGGCGTCGCGGAAAAATTTGTGCTGCATGTTGGCGGTGAAGGCCTGTTGTCAGCTCTGGCTTTCGACCGTAGCATCATCCGCCTTAGAAGCGAGCTGAAGCGAATACAACAGGTGCTAGGCAGCTTTCGTGTGACGCTCGTTTCTGATTCGATGGCAGAACTAAGCGAGCTCTACCGGCTGAAACTCGCCACGGGCATCACGCTACAGGGCGAAAGGCCGCTGACCCGAAGAACCCGGTTTCGCCGTGAAATCAGAGACGTGCTGGTGCTCACGAATATTTCGGGCAGCGCTTTGCCGATGCTCGAGCACGCGCTGCCATTCTGGTCGAAGGGTGTTCAGGGTTTTCGCTTTCGCCATGTCTACGGCCAGTTGAGCCAGCGGCGCGTTGAATCGGCACTTGAGATGCGGGAGTGGCAGCTCGTCGTCTACCGCGGGCACGGGTCGGTTGCGGGTG
The sequence above is a segment of the Turneriella parva DSM 21527 genome. Coding sequences within it:
- a CDS encoding tetratricopeptide repeat protein, producing MRFLLCIFLATLPLAAQTYDEVLALTKQGIIAYNQKRLSESRQMLANALDFDSTWRPTVLHHGKAYADLLIAELHIRNTVKLIAFEKFENAERELDEAEATFPGHLRIPELRELLLKKRADNTKQILLKMPEAKRKAYEEQMQKAQAAMDASKYAEAMHFYSGALKIAPDSLDAKMGYAEAERLLNQEDGDQKVAGLFRQAEKHEKDRRFAQAVSVYDKILRIEPRNSQAIERRAALIDFMQQQLGKGERKNLAKEYLLSGNEAFRKTDYNLAIEHYRVGQALDPKLANWDELIKKAMAAKKAQEENLYTDRLKELERRYQSAMLQLLLENYPAAIEDLEVVISIATQFKQDETKKHAEQLLQRAKEAMLRQDDEFITRDSPYFNFVQSLTSLGMTSYKNRDCIATQQHFGAIVEIFPKNRISNQYILSCTIILNPERKDGIIQDLIDTIYRTKDTNAYEARRFFEILKFIDPKNPVIPQLERELAEKTQLLKKSVQPAEFLEALYKKALLLSQSDPEAALQVLRQLLAEDPDNAKARALFARIEGRINRAKWAESDIPIAPRAMKAYADGIVYYNTGQLAEARASFALALELAPNFDRAVVALKKCDSYAKGAKF